The region TCTATTCCATCTTCGGATTCGAGTACAAGGTCGAGCTGTCTACACGCCCGGAGGACTATATGGGTTCCGAAGAGCTCTGGGATCAGGCGGAAGAGTCGCTTGTGCGGGTGCTGAAGAAGAATGGAATCGAGTACCGGGTGAATGAAGGAGATGGCGCTTTTTACGGACCGAAGATTGATTTCCATGTCCTCGATGCCCTGAAGCGGAGCTGGCAATGCGGTACCATTCAACTGGATTTCCAGATGCCCGAGAAGTTCGACCTGACTTATATTGGCGAAGATAACAACAAGCATCGTCCGGTTGTCATTCATCGTGCGGTGTTCGGCTCCATTGACCGGTTCATGGGTATTCTTACAGAGCACTATAGCGGAGCGTTCCCGCTGTGGCTGTCTCCGGTGCAGGTTAAGCTGCTGCCAGTCTCTGTGGTTCATGACGAGTATGCCGAGCAGGTCAGAAGACAGCTGGCAACAGCCGGACTGCGGGTGGAGGTAGATTCCCGGAATGAGAAGCTGGGCTACAGAATCCGTGAAGCTCAGCTGGAGAAAATCCCTTATATGCTGGTGCTGGGAGATCAGGAGCAGAATGACGGGACAATCTCGGTACGAAGCCGTGCGGAGAACACATTATTCACACTGGGCGTGCCGGAGTTCATTCAGCAACTGACTGCTAAGATTGACGGATGGGAATAAATCGCTTCATATATAACAGGTGAGAAGTATAACAGGTAAAAAGATATAGGGGGAAATCAGGTGACGGCAATAGAAACAGTGCAGCATGAAGGCAACGTAATCCGGCTTGTGCCTTTGACGGCGGAGCATAAACCTGAGCTTACCAAGGTGCTGCACAATCCGCTAATTTGGGAATACACCTGGAGACGGATTAGCTCTGAGGAAGAGGCAGGACAACTAGTGGATGCGGCTCTGGCGAATCAGGCAGCAGGCAAGGATATGCCCTATGTGATGGTGGAGCAGGCATCCGGCCGAATCTTAGGGACTACGAGGTTAATGCATCTGGATCGTACGCATCGTAATGCAGAGATCGGCTGCACCTGGATCTCAACGGATTACTGGAGAACAGCGGTGAATACGGAGTCGAAGCTGCTTTTGCTGCAATACGCCTTCGAGGTGCTGGGGCTGATCCGGGTAGACTTCTCCATTGTCAGTGACAATCTTCGCTCGCGGCGGGCCATTGAGCGGATTGGAGCGGCCTTGGAGGGCGTTCTGCGCAAGCACCGGATCACCGCTGACGGTACGGTTATGGACAATGTGCTGTACAGTATTATTGATGAGGAATGGCCTGCGGTGAAGCAGAATCTGCTATATCTAGTGAATGAGAAGTACAATTAGTAGAGAGATCTTATCCCCGCAAAAACGCCACTTTTTGCAGCGTAACGGACTCCGGCGACCTTATAGTCTCGCTATGAGACGTTTCGGAGCTGAAGTGCAAAGGATAAGGCCTGTGGAGTCCGTTACTCGCCCCATTGGTGACTTTCTTTCCAAATAAGAGTACCTCAGTCCGTTACGCTAAGCCAAACGCTCTGAAGAACAACGCCTTCTTGGAAAAAATGTAATTTGAAGGGGGAATACGTCTGATCCACGATTTTAAATCTGATAAGGTACTAGCGTTATACTGTGAATTCGTGCCATAACATAGAGGAGTCCTAACAAGGGCTCCTCTATTCATTTTGCAAATAGCCATATCTATGAAACATTGTTATAATAGAAAGACATGAGAATAGAAACATACATTCCCATTATTTCGGGGTCCTGAGCATTAACAAACTGTCTATAACTGTGTATGTTCCGGCCCAACCTTCACCCTGCGGTGCAGATTTGGGTTTATGTTATGTTGTAGGGAAATTATGAAGTGATGGCGAGGTTGGCAAGAGCATGAACTGGAATGATTTCGGAGAACGGAACAAGCGGCTGAACCCCTTATGGAGTCTGGGCGCAGGCATGAATCTGGGTGAGCTGCAGCCGTATAAGGAAATGATTGCGCTTAGTGTGCTGCTGCAGGTCTATTATCTGGAGCTGGAATCGAATGAACAGCGGGCAAGGGAGGATCTGGTGGATCTGGCCTGGAGCTCGCTGGAACGCTTCGGCATAGCGAAGCTGGGCAGCCCGGAATCGGTCGAACGGCTGGTAGACGGACTGCTGTGGAGCGGCAGCGGCGGGGATTTCGAGGCCCATTATTACGATGACCATACCCGGCAGATCGGGGTTCAGAAGTACAAGTATTTCACTGTGGATGAGGATGCTACACGTATCAGCTGGGAAGAGAACGGGACGACCATCTACCGGCTCTCCGAGTATGCGATGGAGCTGATCTTCATGAGCCACGAGATTATCGATGAGTTCCAGGTCAGCATCAAGCTGCTGGAGATTCAGATGCACATCAAGCATGGACGGGTTACCCGGGCGATGCAGGATGTGAATGAGCTGATCTCCCGCGTGCGCAAAATGACCCAGCAGCAGCAGGAATACCGCAATGCCTTGCGCCGTAATCCGAAGCATATCTTCAGCGAATACGGCACCCAGCGGCATGAGCGGCTGGAGGAGATCCACCAGCAATTTGACGAGGAACGCAAGCATTTCGATAATATCCACCGTTCGCTGGCCCGGCTGGCTAATGACGAGAAGGATGTCATTGATTTCAATGAGCTGCGTCAGCTCTCCGAGCGGGTGGAGCTGTCCCGGCGGGTGCATGATGAGCTGGCCGAGGTCGTGCTGAGCATTTTCGAAGCAGAGACGAATCTGCGGCTGAACTTCCCGGAGTTATTCTGGGGAGCAGCAGGCTTCAACTTCCGCACCCATGTGTGGGAGGAATGGGTGAAGCCCGAAGGGCTGCGGGATGGGGATAGCCTGGAGACGCTGATCAGCGGGCTGTTCTCGCCCAGCCAGGATTTCATCTATCCGCTGGCCTGGGCCTGGGAAGAGCAGGAGGCCGGCTTCTTGCCGGAGGATACGCAGGATGCGCCGGAGGAAGCCGGGGAAGAAGAGGACATCCATTATGTGCCCAGAGGTATTCCCTGGACCGAGGTATGCGAGCTATGGCTGCCGGTTATAGCCGGAGTGACTGCGCAAGGCAGCTTCACCTTCACTGCGGAGGCGTTCACGGAGCAGGAGCAGCGGCGCTGGGCGGATTGCCCGGATGCCGTGGATTTGTGGGTGCAATTTTTCCATACCGTAATTACTGTCGAGGAGCAGGAAGCGGAGGGCCATGGCGTGGCGGACGAATGCCAGAAGCTGCTTCAGCGGCTGATGCTGGACCACCCGGAGCTGGAAGTGCTGCGCGGCGCAAGGCTGCGGACCACCATCTCTTCACAGCAGCAGGGCAGCATCCGTATCCCCGGCCTTGAGATCAGCCCTTATACCATTACTATTGTAGAGAAGTGAGATGATTCGGATATGAGTTATTCCCTAGAGCAAGTTCAGCAGGCTTCCAGGCTGTTCTTCGACCTGCTTCGGCGCAAGGTGATTCCGCTGGATGATCCCGCTGCGGCCGAATGTCTGCAGGATACCGCCGCTTATGATGCCCTGCAATATGTAGCCAAAGAAGCCGGCTGCCGGATTATGAATTCCGGTCACCGCCTGCACCTGCTCGTGAGTCCGATCGGCTCCGGGTTCGCCAGCAACTTCACTCAGCTGCGTAATAAATATTCACGGATTGAGCGCAAGACGCATTTACATATCATTAACGTTATTATCCTCGTCTTCCTGGCGGAGATGGATCAGGATGAGCAGCACTTCAAGCCGGGACAGGACAGCATGTCCTATATTCAGTTGTCAGATCAGGTATCCGAGCTGTTCCAAGGCTGGATCGGCATGGATGAAGACGGCAGCTTCAGCAAGCAGTGGCGGCTGGATATCCAGGCCATGCACAGAGTGTGGACCAGCCTCTATATGCAGACCCGCAGCCAGGAGGAGGGGGATTCGCTGACCCGCGGCGCAGGCTCCCGGATTGGTCTCATTCACGAAGGAATGAAGCTGCTGGAGGAGGAGCATCTGGTGTTCATTTCGGAGAATGAGAAGCGGATTTTCCCAAGGGAAGAGCTGTACGAGCGGATGCGTTATCTCTATCACGATGTGGACCGGTACAAAGAGCTGAAGGCTCTGGTTGGCCGGACACTCAGCGAACAGGAGGGTGAAGCCCATGCCGCGCATTGAGCGGATCCGCATCGCCGGACTCAAATACGAGAAGATGCTGAAGAAATATGAGGATATGATCCTCGATCTGTGTAATGAAGAGGGCCCGGCCAATACCCTGATTACGCTGATGAACGGCGGGGGGAAGGGCGTGCTGCTGCAGTCGATTTTCCAGTTGCTGATGCCTAGAGCCGCTTGGGGTAAGGATAATGAGAACCAGGTCGAAGCCTTCTTCCACAATCACAAAAAACAGCTGAAGCCCTACACCTTCCACGTGGCTATCGAATGGCGGCTTGACGATAAGGAACGGACGGAGTATATCACCACCGGGATCGCGATGACCGCCCAGCATTCCATGGACCAGCTTGAGATCAAAGTCGATTATCTGCTGTACGCGCTGCTGAAATATGAAGAGACGGCTGAGCTTACACTCTCCACCCTGCCTTTGTATGATCATGAGCTGAATACGCCCGCGAGCTTCGAAGCGGTTCAGCAGTTTGTGCGGGAACGGCGGGGTGAGATTAATGTCTACGGCAGCAGCAGCTCCGATCTGAAGAAATATTATGCCTATCTGGCTGACCATGATATCCATATCGATGAATGGCGCAATATGCGCAGAATCAACGGGGAAGAGGGCGGCATCAAGGGCTATTTCCAGAAAAATGATGCCTTCACCAATCATAATCTCTTCGAGCGGCTGATTATTCCAGAGATCGGTTCCAGTCTGGGAGGGAGCCTGCGCGAGGATGAAGGCTCGCTTCAGCGGATGTTCGTGGATACCGCTACAGTTGCACAGCGGCTGCCGATGCTGGAGCAGCGCGAGCGGGCTTTTGCCGAGTTCACCTCTCTTGCGGCTCCTTTGTATGAAGCGGTGAAGCTCGGAACGGAGGCGGATCTCAGCTTCCGGGAGACCGAACGGCTCGGAGCCCAGCTCTATACCGTTATTCATGATGAACTGAAGCAGGCGGAAGACAAGCGCCGCAGAACAGCGGATGAGCTGGCTGGACATTATCTGGAAGCGAAGACGCTCAGATTCGAGAGCGATAATCTGAAGTACCTGCGGCTGAAGGAAGAGCATGACGGCAAACAGGAGCATTTCAGAGCCGTCTCAGACAATCAGACACGGGCCAAGCAGCGTCTGGAAGAATCGAAGCAGAGGGAGAAGTCGCTGGAGGTCGCCCATTATCTGGCCCGGCGCAAGCTGCAGCTTCGTCAGATGGAGCAGTGGCAGAAGGAGATTGAAGCCATCGAAGGGTCGCTTGCGATGAAGGAGCGCCAAGAGGTGATTCAAGGGGCCAAGCAGGAGCTGCGGATACAGTGGGAGCAGGTATACCGGTTATGGCAGGCGAAGAGTCTCTTCTACAGCGCGCAGCAGCAGTCTCATGTAGCGGAAGAGCAGATTCTGCGCAAGGGCAGGGAGGAGCTGCTGCTGGAGCTTGGCAGACTGGATGGGAAGCTGCAGGAATTAACAGCCTTGATCCGTCAGTATACAGAGGATCTGGGTGTGTTCGCTTCCCGCCACGGGCAGGAAGCTGCCCACTCACCGGGAGCCGCCCTTCAGCGCGCGCTGATTGCAGCCAGAGGGCTGACTGAGCAGATAGAGGCCTTGAATGAACAGCGCAAGACCGCTGAGGACCAGAAGCTGTTACTGCATACGCAGCATACCCGGCTGGCCGAGAAGCTGCTGGGGGCCGAGGTTCAGGCAGAGGAGCTAACCGGGCGAATCGAAGCCCAGATGAACAAGGAGTCGCAGCTCTGGTCACAGCTCGTAGTGCTGCTGGAGATGTACGAGGAGCATCAGCTGCTTGGCGCGACAGCTCTATTCGAAGCGAAGCCTCTAATCCAGGAGCGGTTCATCCGCAGGCTGGAGGATACCGAGCAGCAGACGAAGCGGCTGCGGCGGGATTATTATCAGCAGCAGCTGGATGTCGAGCTGCAGCAGGAAGCCTACTGGCTGCCTAACCATGATATCGTAACGGTGAAGGATGCGCTGGATGCCCTCAAGATTAGTTCCATGACGGGCACCATGTATCTGAACGATCAGCCTTATCTGGTCCGCGAGGAGGAGCTGGAACGCCACCCGCTGCTTCCTTACGGCCTGATTGTCACGAAGCGTGAAGCGGCTAAGCTGCAGCCGGAGCTGCTTAAGGAGCTTCTGCTTAAGGCTCCGGTCCCGATCTTCGTGCGCGAGGAGATGGCGGAGGGCGGTACAGACGCCTTCCTGCTGCTGGCGCATCAAGGGCCGCAGATGGTGTTGCAGCCAGATCATTTCCAGGAGTGGAAGCGGGGGATGGCCTCCAGACTCCGTGAGCAGGAGGAGGAGCTTCAGGCGCAGGAAGCGTATCTTGCCAAGCTGAGATCCGCCCGGCAGGAATATGAACGTCTCCATCAGGGCGAGCATACTGCAAGTCTGCGGGTCAGACAGAAGAGTGCGGAGACCCTGCTGCAGGAGATTCGCAGCCAGCTGAATGAAATGAACGCAGAACAGACACGCTATGAGGAGGTTCTGGATGGAATTTCCAGAGACCTGTCAGCCTGCGAAGCGGATAAGTCCGAGCAGGAGACCCGGGAGGCGGCGCTGCGGGAGTGGAGTGAGCGGAGCCGGAAGTACGAGCAGAACTATACAGACAAGCACAAGTCTGTGGAGCAGAAGAATAATCTCAGCAAAGAGATTGCAGTGAAGGACCAGCAGCTCGCCCGGCTGAAGGCGGAGATGGACAGCCTCGCCTTACAGCGCGAGAAATGGATCGGAGATGCCCGTTATTCCGTGTTCCCGCGGCTGCAGAACTGGTTCCCGGACATACAGTTCCCCGGTGAGTCTGCGGGTGCGAAAGTTCAGGGTGCTGATACTGAGACGGATGCTAAGGCAGATGAAGCTGCTGCCGATGAAGTACTGAATGAGACGGTGCAGGACAAGCTGCTGCAGCTGCTCAGTACAGCCGAGAGTCTTCAGCAGTCGTTAAGCCAGAATGAGCTGGAGATCCGCACAAGAACAGCCCAGATCAAGGCGGCCAGAGAACAGCTGGCCGAGCTGGAAGCTGCTGTGCAGCAGGTAGATGCCGGATGGCAGTCTGCCTCTGAGCCGCAGGAGTCACCGGATATGATTCAGTCCGCCAGAGTCCGCCAGAAGAGTGACACGATGATTCTGGACGAGGACTATCAACAGCTCCGTGATTCCTTCATCCGCTGCCAGACCGAGCTTGACAGCCTGCGCAAAGAGCTGGGCAAGTCCGAAAAGGCGATTAAGGAGAAGCATGAGCGGACGGTAGAGCTATGGCATGAGCCGCTGGAACAGAAGGAGGAAGAGATCAGTCAGCGGATCCGGGAGAATGAGCATTTGCTGAATACCAGTAAGCAGGCGCTGGCTTCCATGGATCAATGGCTGCTCATTCTCGGCAATCAGAGCCGGATCATGGATACCCATGTCGAGCACCGTGTGCCGCTCCGGGAGGTGCCGGAAGAATTGCAGCTGAGTGTGCGGGAGAGCTGCGAGACGCTGGTGGAGGATTGGCTGCAGCGCAGCAAGGAGAGCCGCAGCCAGCGGGCAGAGGTCTCCCGCAAGGTGAAGGAAGAGAAGACTGAGCTGAGCGGCAAGGTGGCCAAGTCCGGCTGGAATGCGGAGCTTGAGACGAAGATTCAGGAACGCCTGAACAATGTTCACTGGGATGATTTCGCAATCGCCTTGCAGGTACTGGATTCCATGCTTCAGAGCTCGCGTGATCAGATGGAGAGCATCCGCAGCGATAAAGAGGATATGGAGCTGTCCCGCAAGCTGTGGGTAGGCCGGGCAGCCAAACGTGTGGTGCAGATCGTTGATATTCTGAAGCGGATGGAACGCCGGATGATCATTCACAATGAGAACGGCCATGCCTTCCCGCTGGTTAAGCTGAATTACAAGAATATTAATGTTCCACGGACGACCGATGACATCGAGCCGCTGGTCAGCGAGTATTTCAACCGCTGCATCAGCAGCCTGCTGGAGCGATTCCCGAAGATGGAGCAGGTTCCGGCTTCAGCCGTCAGAGAGCTGATTAACGATGGACGCATAGTATACGCGGCGCTGCAGAACCGCTTCCCGGTGTTGCAGGTGTATAAGCCGGTGACGGAGAATTACTTCCTGTATGCCGCTCCCGAGGACTATCATTATTCCGATTGGGAGGTTATCAACCGCGGCGCGCTGGATGAGGCGGTGGGCAGCGGCGGACAGCGCCAGTCTGTTCAGCTGCTGGTGGCGATGATGATTATGACGCACAAGCGTGTTAACCGTGAAAATAAAGGCTGGACGGTCTTCCTGTACGATAACCCGTTCGGAGAGATGGTCTCAAATAATGTGCTTGATCCGGTCTTCGAGATTTCGAAGGCGCTGAAGTTCCAGTGGCTGATCGTCACGCCGCCGGAGCTGGTCAAGAATGATGTCAGCATCCGCTTCGGCGTGTACTGGCAGCTGTATTTTGGCGGAGATAAAGGGGATGCTCTGGATTCGACCCTGATCAAAGGCGGCCGCAAGCTGATCCCTGCTTCATTATTCTAGTTAATTCAACAAATCCATTAGACAGGTGGTAGTGTGATTATGATGAACTTAAAATCGGCAACGAAATTAGCTAACGGGGTAGAAATGCCATGGTTCGGGCTTGGTGTCTTCAAGGTACAAGAGGGCCAGGAGGTTATTGATTCGGTCAAAGCAGCCATTAAGGCGGGTTACCGGAGTATCGATACCGCATCCGTGTACGGAAATGAAGAAGGAGTCGGGCAGGCTATCCGCGAGTCGGGAGTAGCGCGTGAGGAGCTGTTCATCACCACCAAGGTATGGAATACGGAACAGGGCTATGATTCTACGCTGGCCGCATTTGACCAGAGCTTAAGCAAGCTGGGACTGGATTATGCCGATCTCTATCTGGTACACTGGCCGATCCGGGCTAAGTACAAAGACACCTGGCGCGCCCTTGAGAAGCTGTATGCAGACGGCAAAGTCCGCGCCATTGGGGTGTCCAATTTCCAGATCGATCATCTGGAGGATCTGCTTACTGTGGCCAAGGTGAAGCCGATGGTCAACCAGGTGGAGCTGCATCCGCTGCTTAACCAGCAAGAGCTTCGTGAGTATTGCAAGGCGCAGGGCATTCAAATTGAAGCCTGGGCCCCGCTGGCCCAAGGGCATCTGCTGGACAATGAGGTATTGGCCGATATTGCAGCGCATCATAACAAAACGCTGCCGCAGGTCATCCTGCGCTGGGATCTGCAGAACGGAATCGTGACGATTCCGAAGTCGGTCAAGGCGGAGCGGATTATTGCGAATGCCGATATTTTTGACTTCGAGCTGTCGGAAGAGGAGATCAGCCGGATCAATGGCCTGAACCGCGATCAGCGCTTCGGCTCCCACCCGGACCGGTTCAATAACGAGTAAGCCCCGGCAGACTCTTTTGAATAATTACTAGATTCGGACATACACATAAGAGAGATGGAACTACAAGTCCATCCCGTGCGTAACCGATATAGTAATAGAAGAGATACGAGAAGCCGGAGGGGATTTAATGAAGCGTGCAAGAATACTGCAAACACTGCTGACCGGTATGCTGATCATGATGCTGCTGCCGTTCATTCCGGGGAAGGCAGAGGCGGCAGTGCCGGCTCATTCGGAAGCCTTTTATGTGAATGACTTTGCGAACGTGATTGATGAGAAGACCGAGAACTACATGGTCAACTATGGGGTGAAGCTCTATCAGGAGACCGGGGCGCAGGTAGTGCTGGTTACGGTGAATTCAACGAACGGCGTATCTATGGAGAAATATGCAACCTCGCTGTTCAATTCATGGGGAGTCGGCTCGGCGGACAAGAATAATGGACTTCTGCTGCTGCTCTCCATTAAGGACGATGATTACTGGGCCGTTCCCGGCAAAGGACTGGAGAAGGAACTGAACAGTGGTGTAATCTCGAAGATTCTCTCTGCATCGCTGGAGCCGGACTTCGCAGCCAAGAAGTACAGCGCAGGTGCTAATAAAACCTATGGCGACTTCATTCAGAAGCTCGGCGGAAGCTACTCGGAAACGCTTGGCACCCGCAGCTATGTCTCGGACAATGCCGGAATTTTCCCACAAGTTACCAAGGATTATCTGAACCAGTCCAGCAACCGTTACGCGGCTACTACCGGGAGCGGAATCTATGTGGTAACGGTTAAGAATACCGGCGGCAAGAGCCTGCAGGATTATACCTATGCGAAGTTCGCCGGGGTGGCTGCCGGACCCAGAGATGTGATGCTGGTGCTGGATATCGGCGGGGATAACTATCATGTGCTACAAGGCAAGTCGATCGATAGAGTGCTGACGAATGAGCGGATCAGCGGGATTCTGAATACGGTGC is a window of Paenibacillus sp. FSL H3-0469 DNA encoding:
- a CDS encoding GNAT family N-acetyltransferase yields the protein MTAIETVQHEGNVIRLVPLTAEHKPELTKVLHNPLIWEYTWRRISSEEEAGQLVDAALANQAAGKDMPYVMVEQASGRILGTTRLMHLDRTHRNAEIGCTWISTDYWRTAVNTESKLLLLQYAFEVLGLIRVDFSIVSDNLRSRRAIERIGAALEGVLRKHRITADGTVMDNVLYSIIDEEWPAVKQNLLYLVNEKYN
- a CDS encoding DUF6063 family protein; protein product: MSYSLEQVQQASRLFFDLLRRKVIPLDDPAAAECLQDTAAYDALQYVAKEAGCRIMNSGHRLHLLVSPIGSGFASNFTQLRNKYSRIERKTHLHIINVIILVFLAEMDQDEQHFKPGQDSMSYIQLSDQVSELFQGWIGMDEDGSFSKQWRLDIQAMHRVWTSLYMQTRSQEEGDSLTRGAGSRIGLIHEGMKLLEEEHLVFISENEKRIFPREELYERMRYLYHDVDRYKELKALVGRTLSEQEGEAHAAH
- a CDS encoding aldo/keto reductase translates to MMMNLKSATKLANGVEMPWFGLGVFKVQEGQEVIDSVKAAIKAGYRSIDTASVYGNEEGVGQAIRESGVAREELFITTKVWNTEQGYDSTLAAFDQSLSKLGLDYADLYLVHWPIRAKYKDTWRALEKLYADGKVRAIGVSNFQIDHLEDLLTVAKVKPMVNQVELHPLLNQQELREYCKAQGIQIEAWAPLAQGHLLDNEVLADIAAHHNKTLPQVILRWDLQNGIVTIPKSVKAERIIANADIFDFELSEEEISRINGLNRDQRFGSHPDRFNNE
- a CDS encoding TPM domain-containing protein; this translates as MKRARILQTLLTGMLIMMLLPFIPGKAEAAVPAHSEAFYVNDFANVIDEKTENYMVNYGVKLYQETGAQVVLVTVNSTNGVSMEKYATSLFNSWGVGSADKNNGLLLLLSIKDDDYWAVPGKGLEKELNSGVISKILSASLEPDFAAKKYSAGANKTYGDFIQKLGGSYSETLGTRSYVSDNAGIFPQVTKDYLNQSSNRYAATTGSGIYVVTVKNTGGKSLQDYTYAKFAGVAAGPRDVMLVLDIGGDNYHVLQGKSIDRVLTNERISGILNTVLEPKFAAKDYAGGVVGTANAFYSFFLARADAASGQAAGSSASTAASTVSKAPVAAKEPVELVPVSRSKGMAIAGIFLVLVALISLAASSRNRYVARYGIRINPHSPRNIRRYGAWTGQPGYGYSQRRRYRRPHHHSSSGSSSSSFWGSNSGGGGSSSGGGAGRYSSSHRESNSGGGGSSSGGGSGRHSSGSSGGGGNSGGGGSASSGGGVGRNR